A single genomic interval of Pirellulaceae bacterium harbors:
- a CDS encoding c-type cytochrome, with protein sequence MENTMVLYRVLYRALYRALYRHFTPGTILWVGLLCGLFTSPVFGVETALQQTANVPQAASSDAPKKQSVKKQANAKKRKQKNRKTVGPAIGGNTATPIDRITAAPGFKVELLYSVPGVDQGSWVNLCTDNRGRLLVSDQYGGMYRIAPPAPDQGITQNDVEKVPADIRAVNGMVWARDSLYVGVNDYEGKIPSGLYRLTDSDGDDHLDKVEMLHEIKSRGDHGVHAVMPTPDGKALYLITGNNTEPPPLADSSPVRQVWGEDHLLPSMPDGRGHNRGRLAPGGIIYRVSWDGKQFDGVASGFRNIYDAAINRDGELFTYDADMEYDFNTPWYRPTRICHVTSGAEFGWRNGAGKRTPFYADNMPGVLDIGPGSPTGMTFGYGAKFPAKYQNALYALDWSWGRLYAVHLEEDGASYKATKEEFLTGAPLPITDAIIHPGDGAMYFTIGGRRVQSGLYRVTYIGDESTEPVVAEPRTPNEATVIRRKLETFHGKQDPAAITVAWPYLSAEDRFVRFAARNAVEHQPTTLWAEKALLESDPAKQVEALLALTRVTGVCPLHRKGETAEIDTGMRDRILSAAIAIDSSKLNQSQRLTLQRTIQLALIRFGRPDEVMVNRLIANLDPQFPANSFELNWFLCETLAFLQSPTVASKAIELIQTAPAQEEQMQYARSIRMLKPGWTPELRIAYFEWFLKAANYKGGASFDKFIEFIRNDAVASLSDDEKSSLAELLAIKPEKKSALENFGSVFEGREENKWTLEELSAAAQTGLTQRDFKNGQKMFAASGCYACHRFGNQGGMTGPDLTSAGRRYSPRDLLDQVIHPSKVINEQFSAVTVVTNEGKVHNGVVVNLNGDGLTLNTDLTNPNQRVNIDRKQIDELVVSKTSPMPEGLFSRMTEAEILDLVAYLLSAGDATHDYFKQ encoded by the coding sequence GTGGAGAACACCATGGTGCTGTATCGGGTGCTGTATCGGGCGCTGTATCGGGCGCTGTATCGCCATTTTACGCCAGGGACGATTTTGTGGGTCGGGCTTTTGTGTGGACTATTTACCAGCCCAGTTTTTGGCGTCGAGACCGCTCTCCAACAAACGGCGAACGTGCCTCAAGCTGCATCCTCTGATGCACCCAAAAAACAGTCGGTGAAAAAGCAGGCCAATGCGAAGAAACGGAAACAGAAAAATCGAAAAACAGTGGGGCCTGCAATTGGTGGTAACACAGCAACGCCAATTGATCGAATAACTGCTGCCCCAGGTTTCAAGGTGGAACTGTTGTATTCCGTGCCGGGCGTCGACCAGGGTTCGTGGGTGAATCTATGCACAGACAATCGAGGACGGCTCTTAGTGAGTGATCAGTATGGAGGCATGTACCGAATCGCTCCGCCAGCTCCCGATCAAGGGATTACACAAAATGATGTGGAAAAGGTTCCTGCCGACATTCGAGCTGTTAACGGAATGGTCTGGGCGCGTGACTCGCTCTATGTAGGGGTCAACGATTATGAAGGTAAGATTCCATCTGGTCTCTACCGTCTCACGGATAGCGACGGGGATGATCATCTCGATAAGGTGGAAATGCTGCATGAAATTAAATCCAGAGGCGATCATGGTGTTCACGCGGTAATGCCGACGCCTGATGGGAAAGCGTTATATCTGATTACTGGAAATAACACGGAACCTCCGCCGCTTGCAGACAGCTCACCTGTACGCCAGGTCTGGGGGGAAGATCATTTGCTGCCCAGCATGCCCGATGGCCGAGGCCACAATCGAGGCCGATTAGCACCCGGCGGAATTATTTATCGCGTTTCTTGGGATGGGAAACAGTTTGATGGCGTGGCATCGGGATTTCGAAATATCTACGACGCTGCGATCAATCGCGACGGTGAACTATTCACCTACGATGCGGATATGGAGTATGACTTCAACACGCCTTGGTATCGACCAACGCGGATTTGTCATGTGACGAGTGGTGCGGAATTTGGTTGGCGTAATGGGGCTGGTAAACGTACGCCGTTTTACGCCGATAATATGCCGGGAGTGCTTGATATAGGACCCGGTTCACCGACTGGTATGACATTTGGATACGGTGCGAAGTTTCCTGCCAAGTACCAGAATGCACTGTATGCGCTCGACTGGAGTTGGGGGCGGCTGTATGCCGTGCATCTTGAAGAAGATGGTGCCTCCTATAAGGCGACCAAAGAAGAATTCCTGACAGGGGCTCCTTTGCCGATCACGGATGCGATTATTCATCCTGGTGACGGTGCTATGTATTTTACGATTGGTGGTCGACGAGTTCAGTCTGGCCTTTACCGTGTTACCTATATTGGAGACGAGTCGACAGAGCCTGTTGTTGCAGAACCACGTACGCCAAACGAAGCGACTGTGATTCGGCGCAAACTGGAAACTTTTCATGGCAAACAGGATCCGGCTGCGATTACAGTCGCCTGGCCCTACTTATCCGCCGAAGATCGATTCGTTCGATTTGCGGCAAGAAACGCCGTCGAACATCAGCCAACTACATTATGGGCGGAGAAGGCCTTGTTGGAATCCGATCCGGCGAAACAAGTAGAAGCCTTGTTGGCACTGACGCGCGTCACCGGTGTTTGTCCCCTACATCGCAAAGGCGAAACTGCCGAAATCGATACGGGAATGCGCGACCGAATCCTATCCGCTGCGATTGCGATTGATTCATCAAAACTAAATCAATCCCAGCGGCTTACACTTCAACGAACGATTCAACTTGCGCTGATCCGATTTGGTCGTCCTGATGAAGTGATGGTCAATCGGTTGATTGCAAATCTTGATCCGCAATTTCCAGCCAACTCATTTGAACTCAACTGGTTTCTCTGCGAAACCCTGGCATTTCTACAGTCGCCGACCGTTGCCAGCAAAGCGATCGAATTGATCCAAACAGCTCCCGCTCAAGAAGAGCAAATGCAATATGCTCGATCGATTCGAATGTTAAAGCCTGGGTGGACACCTGAACTGCGGATTGCTTATTTCGAGTGGTTTCTAAAGGCCGCCAATTACAAAGGTGGCGCAAGCTTCGATAAGTTCATTGAATTCATTCGGAATGATGCGGTTGCCTCGTTGTCTGACGATGAAAAATCCTCGTTGGCCGAACTGCTGGCGATCAAGCCGGAAAAAAAATCGGCTCTGGAAAATTTCGGAAGTGTGTTCGAGGGTCGTGAAGAAAATAAATGGACTCTCGAAGAACTGTCAGCTGCTGCGCAAACCGGTCTCACTCAGCGTGATTTCAAGAACGGTCAAAAAATGTTCGCCGCTAGTGGGTGTTACGCTTGTCACCGTTTTGGTAATCAGGGTGGCATGACTGGGCCCGATCTAACCTCTGCCGGTCGTCGCTATTCGCCCCGTGATTTACTGGATCAGGTCATTCATCCAAGTAAAGTCATCAACGAACAGTTCTCCGCAGTCACCGTCGTGACCAACGAAGGGAAGGTGCATAACGGAGTTGTTGTGAATTTGAACGGTGATGGTTTGACACTGAATACGGATCTGACGAATCCGAATCAGCGCGTCAACATCGACCGTAAGCAAATTGACGAATTAGTCGTTTCCAAGACCTCGCCGATGCCGGAGGGATTGTTCAGTCGGATGACCGAAGCTGAAATTCTGGATCTGGTCGCCTATTTGCTCAGTGCAGGTGATGCCACGCATGACTATTTTAAACAGTGA
- a CDS encoding Ig-like domain-containing protein — MIRPRGSNYLSSEKRRRLKGRCLSVDRLEQRLLLAGDLTAHWLADDLSANLQAGTVVTEWIDSVADLQSRASGSPTMEFDPSSGRALVRFNGNDGVDTLVVDSRQNPLSEANDFSVVVVFRTDDTELVGGDDQWFHHTGIVDANRMGFGHDWGLSVNALGQVTTGMGGGFALEPRTVISSVSGVNDGRLHTAIVTRSGATLTLSVDDQEMNYRDDAPSTQRSNLDLTFGALAEGRLPFHGDIAQVRLYNGALNRTEIVELRAEIDAYYQNTLPQAHDDTYELREDALLFPVNVQSGVLANDWDLEGDPLTAELISEPKVGTVALAENGSFVYTAPQDFFGIDRFTYAAKDHRSSPIATVSLNVLPSYDSPQPVADTYQVLPGELLQIPALIGLLANDGNPDRVNLTVSEIRPVNAGTLSLNSDGAFVYDSNGFEGAATFAYQIHDGTTVTGPVEVTIGVNTPPISVDDHYVIAEDGLLVVDAIEGVISNDLDPQTDNVLSATLLSDPKNGTLELKPDGSFFYAPNAEYSGVDTFEYKLFDGFEESEVSTVTIRVQIVDDPPTAAVDRYFALPGQVLAIAADTGLLSNDFDMEGQSLAARLLTRPANGTVVLQQDGSFVYEANTEFEGRDTFSYVANDGVTDSEETFVFVQVAARPVVISEFLAVNSETVPTRLRDSVESRFRGVDQFFDWIEIQNLLDVDLDISGIYLTDDVAAPMKWEFPAGSVIPTGEFLVVFASGLDVVDPLLDERGLLHANFKIGNQGEYLGLTNQSGTTIDRFENPPEQLLDISYGRLDEQPSYFAKPTPGEENLNARFDRMNEVAVDPIHGFYDSPIQVTIASEDPTARIRYTLDGSEPTEDNGNDYTGPISISSTTTLRATAWGNQSLPAPITTHSYLFLADIMRQSPSGDAPNGWPDRPVRGQVFDYGMDPAIVNDPTWGPQLSDALTQIPSVSIVLGQDDLTGKKGIYVNPTQDGRDWERPASVELVYPDGTRGFQIDAGLRIRGGFSRGGFNPKHSFRLFFRDQYEGVLNFPLFDSEGTDEFRAIDLRTAQNYAWSNDTFNDETRNSFLRDIFSRDLQREIGQPYTRGRYYHLYLNGQYWGLYQTEERPEASFAETYLGGEAADYDVIKASGGTLQATDGELQPWRDLWEIAHRGFESLEDYFLIQGKNPDGSDNLNLPVHVQVDNVIDFAINYMFTGNQDMPTSLGNASANNFWAIRNPNTRDGWQFVAHDNEHNMLSARDDQTRDDPAGRAFGSFNPKYLHQQLDALPEYQLRFADRIQKHFFNGGAVTRERAQALMQARVEQINTAIVAESARWGDQHNEPPLTKDTWRKEVDWLLNTFLGQRTQVVLNQFRKRGLYPSVEAPQLNQHGGLVDVGFSLEMATPTGVIYYTLDGEDPREIGGAIGAKAREWLPNQRLDFQVDTRVMARVWTGAEWSALSDAHFQVGEAVSPIALRISEVHYHPLPASDVEVAAGFENADDFEFIELVNTSEQTLDLGRAELVRTDVEGRKVGVDFDFAAAEVVRLEAGERVVVVEDRAAFEFRYGTELPVVGQWSGRLSNAGELLTLLADGQPLQQFSYDDEWYPNTDGGGRSLEILDPANPNLDSWKLAASWRASSLPGGSPGRASRIVGDVNNDGVFNPSDLVLVFQAGKYEDHIPKNAIFEEGDWNGDGDFNSNDLVLAFQVGAFVAAGKPLDHQIAAAIDALFAAEDDEE; from the coding sequence ATGATTAGGCCCCGCGGATCCAATTATCTCTCATCGGAAAAGCGGCGACGACTAAAGGGGCGTTGTTTGTCCGTCGACCGTTTGGAGCAACGCTTGTTACTCGCAGGCGATTTGACGGCGCATTGGTTGGCCGATGATTTGTCAGCGAATCTTCAAGCGGGAACGGTGGTAACCGAATGGATTGATTCGGTTGCCGATTTGCAATCGCGTGCATCGGGATCGCCGACCATGGAGTTCGATCCGTCAAGTGGCAGGGCATTGGTTCGATTCAATGGCAACGACGGTGTCGATACGTTGGTGGTTGATTCGAGGCAGAATCCATTGTCCGAAGCGAATGATTTCAGCGTCGTTGTTGTGTTTCGCACCGACGACACTGAGTTAGTGGGTGGTGATGATCAGTGGTTTCATCACACGGGAATCGTGGATGCAAATCGGATGGGATTTGGGCATGATTGGGGTTTGAGCGTCAATGCTTTGGGGCAAGTGACGACTGGCATGGGCGGTGGCTTTGCCCTCGAGCCCCGTACCGTTATTTCGTCCGTCTCAGGGGTGAATGACGGTCGACTTCACACAGCGATCGTCACGCGTTCAGGCGCTACGCTTACCTTGTCGGTGGATGATCAGGAAATGAATTATCGGGATGATGCTCCTTCGACACAACGCAGTAATCTCGATTTAACTTTCGGTGCCTTAGCCGAGGGACGTTTGCCCTTTCATGGTGATATTGCCCAGGTGAGACTTTATAACGGCGCACTAAACCGAACTGAAATCGTGGAACTGCGGGCTGAGATAGACGCTTACTATCAAAATACCCTGCCGCAGGCGCATGACGATACCTATGAACTTCGAGAAGATGCGTTGTTGTTTCCTGTCAATGTGCAGAGCGGGGTGTTAGCGAATGATTGGGACCTTGAGGGTGACCCTCTCACTGCAGAATTGATAAGTGAACCGAAAGTCGGTACGGTCGCTTTGGCCGAAAACGGTTCCTTTGTTTATACGGCTCCCCAAGATTTTTTTGGCATAGATCGCTTTACTTACGCGGCGAAAGATCATCGCTCGTCGCCCATTGCTACGGTATCACTTAACGTACTTCCAAGTTACGATTCTCCCCAACCCGTTGCCGATACTTACCAGGTATTGCCGGGGGAGTTGCTCCAGATTCCTGCCCTTATCGGTTTGCTGGCCAACGATGGAAATCCAGATCGTGTGAATCTGACTGTATCTGAAATTCGCCCAGTAAACGCTGGGACTCTTTCGCTGAATTCGGATGGAGCATTTGTCTACGATTCGAATGGTTTTGAAGGTGCCGCCACGTTTGCCTATCAGATTCACGATGGGACAACGGTCACGGGACCTGTCGAAGTGACGATCGGAGTCAACACGCCACCCATCTCTGTCGATGATCATTACGTTATTGCAGAGGACGGGTTGTTGGTTGTCGATGCGATCGAAGGGGTGATCTCCAATGATTTGGATCCGCAGACTGACAACGTTCTTTCGGCAACGTTGCTGTCGGATCCAAAGAACGGCACATTGGAGTTGAAGCCTGACGGTAGTTTTTTCTACGCCCCGAATGCTGAATACTCAGGTGTCGATACATTTGAATATAAACTTTTCGATGGTTTTGAAGAATCAGAGGTGTCGACTGTCACGATTCGCGTTCAAATCGTTGATGATCCGCCGACAGCTGCTGTTGATAGGTATTTTGCTCTGCCAGGTCAGGTATTGGCGATTGCCGCGGATACAGGTTTACTGTCAAATGACTTTGACATGGAGGGTCAGAGCCTCGCAGCTCGTCTGCTAACTCGCCCCGCCAACGGTACGGTTGTGCTGCAGCAAGACGGTTCATTTGTTTACGAGGCAAACACCGAATTCGAAGGACGGGATACGTTTTCGTATGTTGCCAACGATGGTGTTACTGATTCCGAGGAGACGTTTGTTTTCGTCCAGGTCGCTGCGCGGCCGGTAGTCATTAGCGAGTTTCTGGCTGTGAACTCCGAAACCGTGCCAACGCGTTTACGAGATTCGGTAGAAAGTCGATTTCGAGGAGTTGATCAGTTTTTCGATTGGATTGAAATTCAAAACTTGCTCGACGTCGATTTGGATATCTCGGGTATTTATCTAACGGACGATGTTGCAGCTCCGATGAAGTGGGAATTTCCAGCTGGTTCAGTCATTCCGACTGGCGAATTCCTGGTTGTATTTGCCTCTGGACTGGATGTCGTCGATCCCCTACTCGATGAGCGAGGCTTGTTGCATGCGAATTTTAAAATTGGCAATCAGGGGGAGTATTTAGGGCTGACAAATCAATCGGGAACGACAATCGATCGATTTGAGAACCCTCCGGAACAGTTACTGGACATCTCTTACGGAAGATTAGATGAGCAACCTTCCTATTTTGCTAAGCCGACGCCCGGTGAGGAAAACCTGAACGCACGCTTCGATCGAATGAACGAAGTGGCTGTCGATCCGATTCATGGATTTTATGATTCACCGATTCAAGTCACGATTGCCAGTGAGGATCCTACCGCTCGTATTCGTTACACGTTGGATGGATCGGAGCCGACAGAAGATAACGGTAACGACTATACCGGTCCCATCTCTATTTCGTCTACGACCACATTACGAGCGACAGCTTGGGGGAACCAATCCCTGCCGGCGCCGATCACGACCCACAGTTATCTGTTTTTGGCTGACATCATGCGGCAATCGCCCAGTGGTGATGCGCCCAACGGTTGGCCCGATCGTCCCGTGCGAGGACAAGTATTTGATTATGGCATGGATCCCGCAATCGTGAATGATCCGACGTGGGGACCACAGTTGTCGGATGCATTGACTCAAATTCCCTCTGTTTCGATTGTGTTGGGGCAGGATGATTTGACCGGCAAGAAGGGAATCTATGTCAATCCGACCCAGGATGGTCGCGACTGGGAGCGACCGGCTTCGGTAGAGTTGGTTTATCCGGATGGAACCCGCGGTTTTCAGATTGATGCGGGACTTCGTATCCGTGGCGGTTTTAGTCGGGGCGGATTTAACCCCAAACATTCGTTTCGATTGTTCTTTCGTGATCAGTACGAGGGAGTACTGAACTTTCCGCTGTTTGATTCTGAAGGCACTGATGAATTTCGTGCCATCGATCTGCGGACGGCACAAAACTATGCCTGGAGTAACGACACCTTTAATGATGAAACGCGAAACAGTTTTTTGAGAGATATTTTTTCCCGAGACCTGCAGCGCGAAATTGGTCAGCCTTACACCCGCGGGCGTTATTATCATTTGTATTTGAACGGACAATACTGGGGCCTTTACCAAACGGAAGAACGCCCCGAGGCCTCTTTTGCCGAAACCTACTTAGGAGGTGAGGCTGCGGATTATGACGTGATCAAAGCCAGTGGGGGAACGCTTCAGGCGACCGACGGCGAACTTCAGCCTTGGCGAGATCTTTGGGAAATTGCCCATCGTGGCTTTGAGTCACTCGAAGATTACTTCTTGATTCAGGGGAAAAACCCTGATGGAAGTGATAATCTCAATCTGCCGGTGCATGTTCAAGTCGACAATGTGATTGATTTTGCCATCAACTACATGTTCACCGGCAATCAAGATATGCCCACGTCGTTAGGCAATGCATCGGCTAACAATTTTTGGGCCATTCGTAATCCTAATACGCGAGATGGTTGGCAGTTTGTTGCTCATGACAATGAGCACAATATGTTGTCGGCAAGGGACGATCAAACTCGCGATGATCCCGCCGGACGAGCTTTCGGTTCCTTTAATCCAAAGTATCTGCATCAGCAGTTGGACGCCTTGCCGGAATATCAATTGCGGTTTGCTGATCGTATTCAGAAACATTTTTTCAACGGTGGCGCAGTAACTCGGGAAAGGGCTCAAGCCTTAATGCAGGCACGCGTGGAACAGATCAACACAGCGATTGTCGCTGAATCCGCGAGGTGGGGTGATCAACATAACGAACCACCACTCACAAAGGATACCTGGCGAAAAGAAGTTGATTGGCTCCTGAATACTTTTCTGGGTCAACGCACACAAGTCGTTCTGAACCAATTCCGGAAACGTGGCCTTTATCCAAGCGTCGAAGCACCGCAATTGAATCAACATGGTGGATTGGTTGATGTTGGATTTTCGCTCGAGATGGCAACGCCAACAGGAGTGATCTACTACACGCTGGACGGAGAGGATCCACGGGAAATTGGCGGTGCAATCGGTGCGAAGGCGCGCGAATGGTTGCCCAATCAACGACTCGATTTCCAGGTCGATACGCGAGTTATGGCACGGGTTTGGACCGGGGCTGAATGGAGTGCATTGAGCGATGCTCACTTTCAGGTAGGCGAAGCAGTTAGCCCAATCGCTTTGCGCATTTCCGAAGTTCACTATCACCCATTGCCCGCTTCTGATGTGGAAGTGGCGGCAGGGTTTGAAAACGCCGATGACTTTGAGTTTATCGAGTTGGTTAACACGTCAGAGCAAACGCTTGATCTTGGCCGTGCCGAATTGGTGCGAACCGACGTTGAAGGCAGGAAGGTAGGAGTTGATTTCGATTTTGCCGCAGCTGAGGTGGTACGCTTGGAGGCAGGAGAACGTGTTGTCGTGGTCGAAGATCGGGCGGCATTTGAATTCCGCTATGGCACTGAGCTACCTGTCGTTGGTCAATGGAGTGGTCGCTTGAGTAATGCCGGTGAGTTACTGACACTATTGGCTGACGGTCAACCACTGCAGCAATTTAGTTACGATGATGAGTGGTACCCGAATACGGATGGTGGAGGCCGATCTTTAGAGATCCTGGATCCAGCAAATCCCAATCTTGATAGCTGGAAGCTGGCCGCATCCTGGCGAGCAAGTTCGCTTCCCGGTGGTTCTCCGGGACGCGCATCGCGAATTGTCGGAGATGTCAACAACGACGGTGTCTTTAACCCGAGCGACCTCGTGCTGGTTTTTCAAGCTGGCAAATACGAAGATCACATTCCGAAGAACGCCATTTTTGAGGAGGGAGATTGGAATGGCGATGGCGACTTTAACTCGAACGATCTTGTGCTGGCGTTTCAGGTTGGTGCCTTTGTCGCTGCTGGAAAACCGTTGGATCATCAAATAGCCGCTGCGATTGATGCACTTTTTGCGGCCGAAGATGATGAAGAATAA
- a CDS encoding YdiU family protein has protein sequence MRSESPSSTDKFDAGWKLENSYARLPDVFFQEVDPAPVAAPEVCTWNQSLASQLGLDLIDLPQSELARLLTGQRMPPGAKPIAQAYAGHQFGGFTMLGDGRAILLGEQRTPTGELLDIQFKGAGRTPFSRGGDGRAALGPMLRELIISESLAMLGIPTTRSLAVATTGEVVQRETPLAGAILTRVAASHLRVGTFQYAAARQEIGNLQALVDYAIDRHDSDLVGHPKTYLEFFRRVMDRQAALIAQWQQIGFIHGVMNTDNMTISGESIDFGPCAFMDHYDPDTVFSSIDHGGRYAYGNQPQIGQWNLARFAETLLTLIDDKAEAAVEMVTDVLKDYLPCYQRYWMDGMRRKLGLQSEEEHDLEMIEGLLNWMQNANADFTVTFDHLSTKKLCDDRYQDGIFQTWYQRYSERCERDSLDSSSSEALMRSVNPSVIPRNHRVEEALAAVVSDNDLSVMNRLLTAMDSTYERDEKYAEYRSPPPTGLAPYRTFCGT, from the coding sequence TTGCGTTCTGAATCACCTTCATCGACAGACAAGTTTGACGCCGGTTGGAAGCTCGAGAATTCCTATGCACGACTTCCCGATGTGTTTTTTCAGGAGGTCGATCCGGCGCCCGTCGCGGCTCCAGAGGTTTGCACGTGGAACCAAAGCCTCGCATCACAGCTTGGTTTAGATTTGATTGATTTACCCCAATCCGAATTAGCACGACTACTGACAGGACAAAGGATGCCTCCCGGAGCGAAACCGATCGCCCAGGCTTACGCGGGGCATCAGTTCGGCGGGTTCACCATGTTGGGAGATGGGCGTGCTATTCTGCTTGGAGAGCAGCGTACGCCGACTGGGGAACTGCTTGACATCCAATTCAAAGGTGCGGGGCGAACGCCATTTTCGCGTGGCGGTGATGGGCGAGCTGCATTGGGGCCAATGCTTCGCGAGTTAATCATTAGCGAATCGCTAGCTATGCTGGGGATCCCAACGACGCGCAGTCTCGCGGTTGCGACCACGGGGGAAGTTGTCCAACGTGAAACACCTTTAGCCGGAGCGATTCTGACGCGCGTTGCCGCGAGCCATTTACGGGTTGGTACTTTCCAATACGCTGCCGCCCGCCAAGAAATTGGAAATCTGCAAGCCTTGGTCGATTATGCCATTGACCGGCATGATTCGGACTTAGTGGGCCATCCAAAAACATACCTCGAGTTTTTTCGACGTGTGATGGATCGACAGGCGGCGTTGATTGCGCAGTGGCAGCAAATTGGATTCATTCATGGTGTGATGAATACGGACAATATGACGATTAGCGGCGAGTCGATTGATTTTGGACCATGTGCATTTATGGACCACTATGACCCGGACACTGTCTTTAGTTCTATCGATCACGGTGGTCGATACGCCTACGGCAATCAACCTCAGATCGGACAGTGGAATTTGGCACGATTTGCCGAAACGTTGCTCACTTTGATCGATGATAAGGCCGAGGCCGCAGTCGAGATGGTAACCGATGTGCTCAAGGATTACCTGCCGTGTTATCAGCGGTATTGGATGGATGGAATGCGGAGAAAGTTGGGATTGCAGTCAGAGGAAGAGCATGATCTCGAAATGATCGAAGGACTGCTGAATTGGATGCAAAACGCGAATGCCGATTTCACCGTGACTTTTGATCATCTCTCAACGAAGAAGTTGTGTGACGATCGCTATCAAGACGGAATATTTCAAACGTGGTACCAACGTTATTCGGAACGCTGCGAGCGGGATTCGTTAGATTCAAGCTCAAGCGAAGCGTTGATGCGATCAGTGAATCCATCGGTGATTCCTCGCAATCACCGAGTGGAGGAAGCCTTGGCGGCAGTTGTTTCTGATAATGATTTGTCGGTGATGAATCGACTGCTGACTGCAATGGATTCCACCTATGAACGTGATGAAAAATATGCCGAATACCGTAGTCCACCACCAACCGGGTTGGCGCCCTACCGAACCTTTTGCGGAACTTGA
- a CDS encoding cytochrome c peroxidase codes for MLPTLIGFGLSLVQLHPPLANANETEGKAATTAAEIGKQIFLDTTLSNPPGQGCVSCHQASAAFADSRRVSPGAVAGRQGKRNSPSLMYAALIPGRAYEDVFTKDGEEIYAWEGGLFHDGRARDLFDQVQQPFFDRTEMNLADKHALASKLRSATYATDFKSWMGEEAWSDDQQLTYHAFRALVEFLKEPMFRPFDARIDNFLAGQRDALTKAEKRGLKLFREEGKCADCHFLTPTNWEKPLLSDFGYDNLGVPSRGEKDPGLGALTKNSDELGQFRAPSLRNIALTAPYMHNGSIATLRDVIEFYNKRDEEKKRWGPTDYPQTVNHDDMGKLGLTDQQVSDLVALMHAFTDRTLLNIKPDDLFPRTPKNVPSTQDKRFFFPDWTHRLDPSFPGAGDLEK; via the coding sequence ATGCTCCCAACCTTAATCGGGTTTGGACTCTCGTTGGTGCAATTGCACCCACCGCTTGCTAACGCGAACGAAACGGAAGGCAAGGCGGCGACGACCGCAGCAGAAATCGGCAAGCAAATTTTTTTGGATACGACTCTTTCTAATCCGCCTGGGCAAGGCTGCGTTTCCTGTCATCAGGCTTCCGCAGCATTTGCCGATTCAAGACGCGTATCGCCAGGGGCAGTAGCCGGTCGGCAGGGAAAACGAAATTCACCTTCACTCATGTACGCTGCGCTGATTCCGGGCCGTGCTTACGAGGATGTTTTCACGAAAGATGGTGAGGAAATCTATGCCTGGGAGGGAGGACTTTTTCACGATGGACGAGCGCGTGATCTGTTTGATCAAGTACAGCAGCCATTCTTTGACCGCACTGAGATGAACCTGGCTGATAAGCATGCGCTTGCGTCGAAGTTGCGATCAGCGACCTATGCCACTGATTTCAAGAGCTGGATGGGTGAAGAAGCCTGGTCTGACGATCAACAGTTGACTTACCACGCGTTTCGAGCTTTGGTCGAGTTCCTGAAAGAACCTATGTTTCGTCCCTTTGACGCTCGCATCGATAATTTCCTTGCTGGTCAGCGCGACGCTCTTACCAAAGCTGAAAAGCGTGGCCTCAAGCTGTTTCGAGAGGAGGGTAAATGCGCCGACTGTCATTTTCTTACCCCCACGAACTGGGAGAAACCGCTGCTTAGCGACTTCGGATACGATAATTTGGGCGTGCCTTCTCGGGGAGAGAAGGATCCAGGACTCGGAGCGCTCACAAAGAATTCTGATGAACTGGGTCAATTTCGGGCTCCATCGCTTCGTAACATTGCGCTGACTGCACCGTACATGCACAATGGTTCGATTGCCACGCTTCGTGACGTGATCGAGTTCTACAATAAACGTGATGAAGAAAAAAAACGTTGGGGGCCGACCGATTATCCCCAAACCGTTAACCATGATGATATGGGAAAACTTGGCCTGACGGATCAACAAGTCAGCGACTTGGTTGCACTCATGCATGCCTTTACGGATCGCACCTTGTTGAACATTAAGCCAGATGACCTCTTTCCCCGAACCCCGAAAAATGTGCCGAGCACTCAGGACAAACGTTTTTTTTTTCCGGATTGGACCCACCGATTAGATCCATCATTTCCAGGTGCAGGGGATCTGGAAAAATAG